A region from the Osmerus eperlanus chromosome 11, fOsmEpe2.1, whole genome shotgun sequence genome encodes:
- the LOC134029637 gene encoding uncharacterized protein LOC134029637, which yields MQKRTPNGPLVKQKMDQTFALRRKEVVESEPAISTMVKRWPALFTEDQVFMEFSRIVGKNLKQEFYESLDRHSPRLLELFRSKRGNVGQLLTQISQQTNTTEPTAIRTQVLRGLPIILGDNPTDFFKAGFESDDDDSFRDLDIGILLIERESAVLTSSQHLSPASLKIIIEGEVVMDNIQDLPKAMCILFGLMYALHLNYPKTMKLTFQFIQQVLLLLGHTDLKPKLQTLKNQLAM from the exons ATGCAGAAGAGAACACCAAATGGACCTCTTGTGAAACAGAAGATGGATCAGACATTTGCTCTGAGAAGAAAAGAGGTAGTGGAGTCGGAACCTGCCATAAGCACGATGGTGAAACGCTGGCCTGCCCTTTTCACTGAAGATCAA GTGTTCATGGAGTTCAGCAGGATTGTGGGCAAGAACCTCAAGCAGGAATTCTATGAGAGCCTCGACCGGCACAGTCCTCGTCTCCTCGAGTTATTTCGATCCAAGAGAGGGAATGTTGGACAGTTGTTGACACAGATTTCACAACAGACTAAT ACTACAGAGCCAACTGCGATCCGGACACAGGTGCTCAGAGGGCTTCCTATCATCCTTGGGGACAACCCCACAGACTTCTTCAAAGCAGGCTTT GAATCTGATGATGACGATTCTTTTCGTGACCTTGACATTGGGATACTTCTCATTGAGCGTGAAAGTGCTGTGCTCACATCTTCCCAGCATCTCAGTCCAGCCTCGTTGAAAATCATCATTGAGGGAGAAGTCGTGATGGACAACATTCAAGATCTGCCAAAAGCAATGTGCATTCTGTTTGGACTCATGTATGCACTCCATCTTAACTACCCCAAGACTATGAAGCTCACATTTCAGTTCATCCAACAGGTATTACTCTTGTTAGGCCACACTGACCTAAAGCCGAAGCTACAGACTTTGAAAAATCAGCTCGCTATGTAA